The Solanum lycopersicum chromosome 6, SLM_r2.1 genome has a window encoding:
- the LOC101256092 gene encoding nuclear transcription factor Y subunit B-4-like, with amino-acid sequence MEQSTYRFLLIERKEKKMVDNNINILRSKYDRESSNYNSISEDGLIYKEQDRLLPIANVGRIMKQILPPNAKISKEAKETMQECVSEFISFVTGEASDKCHNEKRKTLNGDDICWALGSLGFDDYVEPLKRYLHKYRELEGERINQSKGVGLGNNIEDQRGRDDDELTQRGSTIPFKITIMDHKGENNFLPTRPY; translated from the coding sequence ATGGAGCAAAGTACTTATAGGTTTCTTCttatagaaagaaaagaaaaaaaaatggttgataataatatcaacatattAAGGTCTAAATATGATAGAGAAAGCTCTAATTACAATTCAATTAGTGAAGATGGATTGATTTATAAGGAGCAAGATAGGTTGTTGCCAATAGCAAATGTTGGGAGAATTATGAAGCAAATTCTTCCACCAAATGCTAAGATTTCAAAAGAAGCCAAAGAGACTATGCAAGAATGTGTTAGTGAGTTTATTAGCTTTGTGACTGGTGAAGCATCTGATAAGTGTCACAATGAGAAGAGGAAGACTTTGAATGGTGATGATATTTGTTGGGCTTTGGGAAGTTTAGGTTTTGATGATTATGTTGAGCCATTGAAGAGGTATTTGCACAAGTATAGAGAGTTAGAAGGTGAAagaattaatcaaagtaaaggTGTTGGACTTGGAAATAATATTGAAGATCAAAGGGGAAGAGATGATGATGAATTAACACAAAGGGGATCTACAATTCCATTCAAAATCACCATCATGGATCATAAGGGGGAAAACAATTTTCTCCCTACAAGGCCTTATTAg